TCACTAAATTCATAAACCAAACCTAAACCGCCACCTGAATTTTGACGGAAGATTAAGGGGTTGTAACGAGTGCCACGGGCTAAAGAACCACTACCACTACTATCAGTGAAAGGGCTGTAAGGTTCGTGAACATCATCGGTTTCAAAGTCTGTACCGATAAAGAAAGTAGCTCTGTCGCCGATGGGGGTACGATAGAAAAGTTTATCTACCACTACGTTATTATCCGGAGTGTTTTGGGCGAAGTTAAGACGAGTCATATCAGAACCGCTGAGGTTTTGAAGAGCTGGAACGTTTCCAGCTGCTAGACGAGTTCTTAATCTGTCTCTACCAGTGAAGCTAGTATCAAGGGATAAACGAACACGGTTACTGAAGGTTACTTGTCCGCCAACGTCATCATTTTGAGCCACTAAACCGAAAAGGACTTCACCGTTTAATTTGGTGGTGGTGGAGAATTGATTGTCTTCGAGGAAAGCGACTCTGCCTTCGAGGTTGTCAACTCTAGCACCTAGGGCCGCTAGTTCGGTTTCAAATTCAGCAATTAACCTTCTGAGGGCGGCAATGTCTTCATCGCTAACACCACCAGTGCCGATTAATCTTTCGATGGATTGCATACAAGCATTTAAACCAGCGGCGAATTCATAACGGCTTAAAGCTCTGTTGCCACGGAAGGTGCGATCGGGATAACCGACGATACATCCGTAACGTTCAACTAAACTTCTTAAGGCTTCATAGGCCCAGTCTGTGGGGGAAACATCGCTAAGTTGGTTAACGGAGGTGACTTGACCTTGAGTGTTAGTATCAGAAGAATAGTTGCTGATTTGTTCTAGGGTAAAGTCTGTGTTGTTAATTTCGTTAGCTTTAACGGATTCAACGGCAGTTCCAGTTAGTAATGTCATAGCCATTACGGTGGAAGCTGAAATGTTGTATTTTTTTAGATTTTTTAACATGATGATAAAAAGTTCCTCACACCTTTTTGGTTTTACGTTCTGCTATTATATTTGTTACTCTCTACAATTGTCTTTTACCGTAAGTAAAAGTTAGATTATTGCGAGTATATGTCAACAGACTTAATAGCATACTATATTGAGTTTAAATGATCAAGATTAAGGTAAGTTTAATTGTTGTTGACAAATTTGATCCCGTGACACAGGGCGATCGCCCCTAACCTTAAAATGCAACATAAGATCATCAATTGCTATGATATTTGAGCGATTATGGTTAATATTTCTGATAATTTGCATAATTAATTTGGATTACACAAAAGAAGAAGATGTTAAAACTGAACAAAATATTTTGCTCTCCCAAAATGGGGTTAATGATACTCCTCGGCGGTATATTATACGCCCCTGCCACCATGGCTCAATCTTCTCAAGTAAAACTAGGAGTAGTGTTAAGTAGAGAAAACATTACACAATGGGAGCAAATCAGTTCTCGATTAAACGATTCTTCTATCAATTACTGTGTCCTAGACACCAGACAATGGCAAAGTCCACAAGACTTACAATCATTAGATGTTTTATTCTTACCCAACGTTAATAACATCAACAACGCCCAAGCCAGTGCCTTAAAATCATGGGTAAATAACGGCGGAAAAGTGATCGCCTCAGGGCCTACGGGGGAATCATCCTCCGGGGAAGTCAAACAAACCTTAAGAGAAGTATTTGGCGCTTATTGGGCTTACCCTATCTCTCAGGCTTCTTCTTTGGTGTTAAACAATCCCGAAAATAATAAAAATATCCTAGCCTCCAATAGTCTCATCGGGGGAGTAATTGTCCCCACCAACTCAGATAATCAAACCAAAGCCTCTTGGTCCATGGATGGTAATCCCCCCGCCGTCATTAGCAACAATCATTCCACTTTTTTGGGATGGCGTTGGGGTGTAGATAACATTAGTAATAGTGAATTTGACGTAGCATGGTTAACCAATATCCTCAACGGTTATGGGGTAAATAGTGTTCCTCCCTTTGCCTTAGGAGAAGTGTTGCCCTGTGAGCAATCCCCCAGACAACCTTTTAACCCCCCAAACCAGAACTCTCAACAAACCCCCCCCAGCAATCAAGTAGCGCAAAACAACCTATTTTCAGCTACCCGGTCTCAACCCCAAGACCGAATGATCAAAGAACTACAACAGTTAGTTCACCGAGTGCAAAATACCCTCATCAAAGCCGACTCCCAACAGGAAATCTATAAAACCTCCATGGCTCAAGTAGTCCAACAACTAAGCCAAGGTACAAATAAACAGAGAAGTTTAATCCATAGCAATATTTTCGCCCACAACGCCATCAACCATGCCCAACAAATTATTCAAAACTTTCCCGAGTTAGCCAGTCAAGACTTCAACAACGCCCGACAAAACTGGTTAGACGCTAGACGTCGTCTTTGGGATAACTACCCTGTCGATCGCCACTTCGCCCAATCAGAAGTTAGAGGTATTTGGCTAGATCGAGGTACTATCGTCAAAGCTAAATCTAAAGCAGATTTAGAACCATTATTTGATCGTTTTGCCCAAGCGGGAATTAATACGATCTTTTTTGAAACCGTCAACGCCAGTTACCCCATCTACCCCAGCCGAGTAGCTCCCGAACAAAACCCCATGACGAGGGGATGGGATCCCCTTCAAGCAGCCATTGAACTCGCCCACGAAAGGGATATGGAGTTACATGCCTGGGCTTGGATTTTTGCAGGGGCTAATGAAGGACATAATCGCCTTCTCAATTTACCTGATAATTACTTAGGGCCTGTGTTGAGTCGTAATCCTAGTTGGGTACTAAAAGACAAGGATGGACAAGCATTTAACCGCACCCCCGGATTTAAAAAGGCATTTATTGATCCGGCTAACCCCCAAGCCAAGGAATATTTACATCGACTTTTAGAAGAAATTGTCACTAACTATGATGTGGATGGCATTCAATATGACTATATTCGTTATCCGTTCCAAGATGGTACTACCCGACAAAATTTCGGTTATACCCAAGTTAGTCGTCGTGCTTTTCAAAATGCCTATGGGGTAGATCCGCAAACCTTGACCCCTAGTTCTCCATTATGGTCCCAATGGTTAGGTTTTCGCATTCGTCAAGTGGATAGTTTTGTCCAAGAATCCTCCCGTCGTCTAAAAGCTATCGATCCTGATGTAACTATTTCGGCGGCGGTATTTCCCATGGATAGACAAGGGCGTTTAAATGTTTTACAACAAAACTGGGAGGAATGGATTCGTAATCAATCGGTGGATATGATGGTTTTAATGACCTATGCGCTTGATACGGGAAGTTTTGAGAGTCGTTTAGAGTCTTTGAATGATCCGAGTTTAAATAATAGCTCTAGTTTAATTATTCCTGGAATTCGTTTACTTAATGTTCCCGATACCGAGGCTCTTGATCAAGTTCAATTATTGCGTAATTTACCAACCTCTGGTTTTGCTTTATTTGCGGCGGAAAATTTGGATTCTAATTTAGAAACTATTTTCCAAAAGACTCAGGGAGGAGATACGATGATTCCTCAATTTTTACCCCACCGTCAGCCTTTTAAGGTTGCCTCCCAACGTTATCAAGCCCTCGTGCAAGAGTGGAATTTTGTTTTGCTTAATGGTCAAATGGCGATCGCCTCTGGATACTTAGAAAACTGGGCAACTAATGCGGATAACCTCAATCAAGCCTTAGCAAAATTGGCAGAAAATCCGAGCCAAAGCAACCTGCGACAAGCTAAAAATAGCTTACAACGTTTTAAGGGGCAATTTTCTAACTACACAAGGGAACATGGCAACATACAACCCCTGCAGGTGGAATCATGGCAAAATCGCCTTGTTACCATTGAAAACCTTCTTAATTATGGGGAGAGAATGGAGCAAAATTAAAATTTGGCGTTGGTGAATTAAGGTACAATTTTTAGTTTTGTTTGGCAATAGGCAATAGGGAATAGTAATAATAGTTTTAATACTATACATTTACTGTAATTCAATAATGGTTCATGCTCAAAATCAGTGATGCCTAAAATTTTAGATGTTGGAGAGTTTGAGTAAATACAGGTTTTATCAACGGTTAACTACTCTTAGGGTAAAGGGATATTGATTTCCCCCCGACTCTCCTACATAAATTGAATATTGCCCCGGCGCCCATACTCCTCCCATGTGGGGTAGTTTTCCTGTGGCGGTATCCCCTAAAATACAGGTGCGATCGCCCCTATCTGGCCCAACAATTAATAAAGTGGGCTTACCCTGACTAGCTTCAACCTGAAGATGTAGGGAAAAATTTTGTTCCCTCAAATTAATCACATGGTGAGGATTTTCTCTAATATATCCACAATCACCACTATTCACACTTCCGCCCATATTGCCAGTGATTTCCCTATTCAAACTTTGGGCAACGGCCATCGGGGCAAAAAAATAAGCCCATAAGAGTAACATTGAAAAAGCCCGTAAGGTTGAAAAATTACTCTTATTACCCCCAGAAGCAAATAGAAAAATTTTGTGATTCATTTTAGTTCGTCTTTTTTTTTCCTGTCTTCTATCCTAGACTAGAAAGTATAGTTAAATGTTCTCCATATTTACAATTCGATAAAATGGCTTCAAACTCTACCACAAGACCTGAAAAATTAGATAAAATCGTCCAAAAGTTCAAACGCAGGGAAAATCCTAAACAAAAATATGAACAGTTGCTATGGTATGCCAAAAAGTTAGAACCATTACCAGATAATGATAAAACCGCAGAAAATAAGGTTTCTGGTTGTGTATCTCAAGTTTATATTATCTCTAAGGTCACAGATGGTCAAATTTTTTATCAAGGAGATTCTGACGCTCAATTGGTAAAAGGATTAGTTGCTTTCTTGATTGAGTCTTTGAATGGTTTAACCCCCCAAGAAATTATCTCCATTGAGCCTGATTTTATCGAAGAAACTGGACTACAAGCGAGTTTAACTCCTTCCCGTGCTAATGGTTTTCTCAATATTTTTAAAAAGATGCAACAGTTAGCCCTTGTTTCTCTGGCTTAAGGGATATTCCCCGACAAGATTGCCTCGTAATCCATTGCGAGGTTATTAGTCTTCATAAAACTGCTGGGCGTGAAAACGGGCATATCGTCCATTTTGTTCCAATAATTGCTCGTGATTACCTGATTCGATAATTTTACCTTTATCTAATACTAAGATGCGATCTGCTCTTCTGACGGTGGCTAGACGGTGGGCAATAACAAACACGGTGCGCTCTTGCATAATTCTTTCTAAGGCTTCTTGTACAAGGGCTTCGGATTCCGAGTCTAGGGCAGAGGTGGCTTCATCGAGAATGAGAATGGGGGGATCTAAAAACATGGCTCGGGCGATCGCAATGCGCTGTCTTTGTCCTCCCGATAGGCTAATGCCCCTTTCTCCCACATAACTATAATAACCTTGGGTTAAGTCCCGGACAAAACGATCTGCATTGGCAATTATCGCCGCTCTTTCTACTAATTCTATATCAAAATTAGTTTGACCAAAAGCAATATTATCGGCAATAGTACCAGAAAATAAATTAGTTTCTTGGGGTACAATTCCAATTTGTTTTCTAAGACTTTTAATGCTGAAATCTTTGATATTAATACCATCAATTAAAATTTCTCCTTCCGTTACATCATAAAAGCGAGGTAACAAATTTACCATGGTACTCTTACCAGCTCCAGAAGTACCCACAAGGGCGATCGTTTCTCCTTTTTTAACGGACAAATTAATATTATTTAAAACCAATTTATCATCATTATAAGTAAAACTAACATTACGATATTCCACCAACCCCGTCGCCTTTTCAAGAATGACAGAATCTTCTTTTTCTACTACTAAAGGTTGCAAATTTAACAACTCAAAAATACGCTCCACAGAAGCCTCCCCCTGCTTAAACTCATTATAATTATTCGTAGTAATAGAAATAGGATCAATTAACAAAGCCACCGCTGCAATGTAGCTCACAAAATCAGTACCCGTCATATTACCCTGAGAAATTTGCCAACCCCCAAGGAAGAATAACAAAATGACACTCATCGCCTCCAAAAAACCCACTACCACAAATTGCAGAGCCTTAATTCTTTCCGCTGCAAACTTACTTTTTCGATTATTTTCTGCTTCAATACCAAAACGATTTATTTCATATTCTTCTGCCGCAAAAGCCTGTACTAATCTAATGCCACCAAAAACCTCGGTAATTAATGCTGATAAATTAGAAATACGATTTTGACTTTTTCTCGTCAAATCCAATAACCTTGAACCAAAAGCACCTATCAATAAAGCCATTAAAGGAGCAACAATTAAAGTAGAAATAGTTAACTGCCAATTAACGTAAATCATGTACCCTAAAACCGCAATTAATTGCAGAATACTAGGTAAAAATTGCTGAAATATCTTATTAACAACTTCTCCTATTTTGTCCACATCTTCAGTGAGACGATAGGATAAATCTCCCGTTTTCGCTGACTCAAAATAACTGAGACTTAATTTTTGTAAATGTCCATAAACTAATTTACGTAAATCGAGAGCTATATATAAGGCCGCCTTTGCCATGAGAGTATCTTGCCCATACTGCACCACCCCTCGAATAAAAAATATAATTGCCGATAATCCAGCTAAAGAAACAATAGAATTTAAATCCCCTTGTCCAATAAAACCCGCCATTTCCCCTGCTAACCAAGCCAAAATAGGCCAAAAAATTGTAAATCCGATGGTGCAAAATAATGCTCCCATGATAGTTTTCAACTGGGGGCGAATATAGGGAATTAGTTGCCAGTAGATGGATTTAGTTTGTTTTTCCAAGGTGGTAGATTGAAATAGACTGTTTGAAGTTTACCTGAAAATGAACCTTTTTGATGGCTTGTAAACTAAGAAAAATTGTTTTTAATCTATTTTCTTTTTTATTTTTTTAGCTAATTTTGTTTTTCCTTCCCGAAGGTAAGTTAAAATAAAAGTTAATATTTGTAACAAACCTTAAAAACCCTTATCAAAAAGTAATCTTTCGTTAGAAACTATGCACAGTCGTCTTCTTAATAAAATATTCGTATCTTTAACCATTTGCTTATTAACATTAACAACGTGGTTATTTAATCCTCAACCAGCCCAAGCCGTTAACAATCCTGAATTGCTACCTAGTGAAGTTACCCCCGTGGTAGATTTAGCAAATTACTTGCCAGATTTGCAGGAACAATATTTAATCGAAGAGTTTGATAAATTTGAGCAGGAGACGGGATGGAAGTTAAGGGTATTAACTCAATATGATCAATCTCCGGGTAGGGCGGTAATTAAGTTTTGGAATTTGGATGAACAGAGTATTTTATTAGTGGCCGATGGCAGGGGGGGTAATTTGTTGGCTTTTAGTGTGGGGGATGATGTTTATCCTTTGTTACCTCGTACTTTTTGGATTGAATTGCAAACTCGCTTTGGTAATATGTATTATGTTCGTGAAAATGGGGAAAATAATTCCATTGTGACGGCTATGGATACGGTGGAAACTTGCTTAAAGGATGGTGGTTGTTTGGTTGTACCTGGGTTACCTCAAGAACAATGGATTTTAACATTAATTACTTCTGTGGTGGGGGGTGTTATTTTTGGTTTGGCTGCTTTACCCCGTAAGGAAGGACAGGTTTTTGCTTGGCAGTGGGTTTTAATTATTTCTCCTTTGTGGGGAATTTTATTTATTGCTTTTGGTATGGGCCCTGTGGTAACTCGTACTACGGAATGGTTACCTTTATTTCGTAATGTAATTGGTTTTATTTTGGGGGCGTTGGTGGCATATTTTTCGCCTTTGCTTAATCAGCAATCTCCTTCTGAAACTTAGTCTTTTGGGTTTAAGTAATTAAA
This window of the Cyanobacterium stanieri LEGE 03274 genome carries:
- a CDS encoding iron uptake porin; translation: MLKNLKKYNISASTVMAMTLLTGTAVESVKANEINNTDFTLEQISNYSSDTNTQGQVTSVNQLSDVSPTDWAYEALRSLVERYGCIVGYPDRTFRGNRALSRYEFAAGLNACMQSIERLIGTGGVSDEDIAALRRLIAEFETELAALGARVDNLEGRVAFLEDNQFSTTTKLNGEVLFGLVAQNDDVGGQVTFSNRVRLSLDTSFTGRDRLRTRLAAGNVPALQNLSGSDMTRLNFAQNTPDNNVVVDKLFYRTPIGDRATFFIGTDFETDDVHEPYSPFTDSSGSGSLARGTRYNPLIFRQNSGGGLGLVYEFSDQFEISASYLAGNAADPSDGNGLFDGDFSAVVQLGFNPSDSFGLGLAYARSYFSDSPNIVGSTGSPFTRRPFGSVPTSTDNFGLQTSWRVSPNINVAGWVGFGNADAQDGSGADADVFTWNANISFIDALKEGAVFTVAGGQPPKVTGGTFGSERDTSFILEGQYKYPISRNVSITPGVYAIFNPNHDDRNGTEVVGVVRTRFTF
- a CDS encoding family 10 glycosylhydrolase, which gives rise to MLKLNKIFCSPKMGLMILLGGILYAPATMAQSSQVKLGVVLSRENITQWEQISSRLNDSSINYCVLDTRQWQSPQDLQSLDVLFLPNVNNINNAQASALKSWVNNGGKVIASGPTGESSSGEVKQTLREVFGAYWAYPISQASSLVLNNPENNKNILASNSLIGGVIVPTNSDNQTKASWSMDGNPPAVISNNHSTFLGWRWGVDNISNSEFDVAWLTNILNGYGVNSVPPFALGEVLPCEQSPRQPFNPPNQNSQQTPPSNQVAQNNLFSATRSQPQDRMIKELQQLVHRVQNTLIKADSQQEIYKTSMAQVVQQLSQGTNKQRSLIHSNIFAHNAINHAQQIIQNFPELASQDFNNARQNWLDARRRLWDNYPVDRHFAQSEVRGIWLDRGTIVKAKSKADLEPLFDRFAQAGINTIFFETVNASYPIYPSRVAPEQNPMTRGWDPLQAAIELAHERDMELHAWAWIFAGANEGHNRLLNLPDNYLGPVLSRNPSWVLKDKDGQAFNRTPGFKKAFIDPANPQAKEYLHRLLEEIVTNYDVDGIQYDYIRYPFQDGTTRQNFGYTQVSRRAFQNAYGVDPQTLTPSSPLWSQWLGFRIRQVDSFVQESSRRLKAIDPDVTISAAVFPMDRQGRLNVLQQNWEEWIRNQSVDMMVLMTYALDTGSFESRLESLNDPSLNNSSSLIIPGIRLLNVPDTEALDQVQLLRNLPTSGFALFAAENLDSNLETIFQKTQGGDTMIPQFLPHRQPFKVASQRYQALVQEWNFVLLNGQMAIASGYLENWATNADNLNQALAKLAENPSQSNLRQAKNSLQRFKGQFSNYTREHGNIQPLQVESWQNRLVTIENLLNYGERMEQN
- a CDS encoding SufE family protein, which codes for MASNSTTRPEKLDKIVQKFKRRENPKQKYEQLLWYAKKLEPLPDNDKTAENKVSGCVSQVYIISKVTDGQIFYQGDSDAQLVKGLVAFLIESLNGLTPQEIISIEPDFIEETGLQASLTPSRANGFLNIFKKMQQLALVSLA
- a CDS encoding ABC transporter ATP-binding protein, whose translation is MGALFCTIGFTIFWPILAWLAGEMAGFIGQGDLNSIVSLAGLSAIIFFIRGVVQYGQDTLMAKAALYIALDLRKLVYGHLQKLSLSYFESAKTGDLSYRLTEDVDKIGEVVNKIFQQFLPSILQLIAVLGYMIYVNWQLTISTLIVAPLMALLIGAFGSRLLDLTRKSQNRISNLSALITEVFGGIRLVQAFAAEEYEINRFGIEAENNRKSKFAAERIKALQFVVVGFLEAMSVILLFFLGGWQISQGNMTGTDFVSYIAAVALLIDPISITTNNYNEFKQGEASVERIFELLNLQPLVVEKEDSVILEKATGLVEYRNVSFTYNDDKLVLNNINLSVKKGETIALVGTSGAGKSTMVNLLPRFYDVTEGEILIDGINIKDFSIKSLRKQIGIVPQETNLFSGTIADNIAFGQTNFDIELVERAAIIANADRFVRDLTQGYYSYVGERGISLSGGQRQRIAIARAMFLDPPILILDEATSALDSESEALVQEALERIMQERTVFVIAHRLATVRRADRILVLDKGKIIESGNHEQLLEQNGRYARFHAQQFYED
- a CDS encoding TPM domain-containing protein, with translation MHSRLLNKIFVSLTICLLTLTTWLFNPQPAQAVNNPELLPSEVTPVVDLANYLPDLQEQYLIEEFDKFEQETGWKLRVLTQYDQSPGRAVIKFWNLDEQSILLVADGRGGNLLAFSVGDDVYPLLPRTFWIELQTRFGNMYYVRENGENNSIVTAMDTVETCLKDGGCLVVPGLPQEQWILTLITSVVGGVIFGLAALPRKEGQVFAWQWVLIISPLWGILFIAFGMGPVVTRTTEWLPLFRNVIGFILGALVAYFSPLLNQQSPSET